A genomic window from Archaeoglobus profundus DSM 5631 includes:
- a CDS encoding S8 family peptidase, which yields MRLFPIFLILILAVYPAAAFDLSDVFKPIDKILKKLNDLFYHSDLIENLELFKANYEIINGVYVEKTSWSIISGSSVNFSDPDLRNLALQPEVGVIIQFKRLPDLDVIYRIAELLGAEVDHIDKGINAVIFKFVDKPKLKEFILQDASQFDVASVWLDFTTRVPERPNPPRQPDPHEIPERPPDNRTNNTMERHPGYRYWVGNPHVPVCVENKTVKEVIIERKQAENAYWNDKLIAASDVWMENITGRNVVIAILDTGVDENHPMLKGKVIGSISFVEGEDPHDYHGHGTHCAGIAAGYPVQINKDGRLVWVSGVAPNAAILNVKVLGKNGGGSLSSVIKGLDYVAQWHDKHPDVPIVVSMSLGTPFGNPSDPVCQKVNWLVKEKKIPVVVAAGNEFIVIDSPGLATYAITVAAVDQDGKVASFSGKGPGTNYEDIKPDIAAPGVKIPSARANTRELIEMSGTSMATPHVAGVIALLLESDPSLKDKPERIKELLQATAKDDPTQPEIWEGAGVVDAYAAVKKLPKRSNVFDPLGWIKALFGGG from the coding sequence GTTTATCCTGCGGCTGCGTTCGATCTATCGGATGTATTCAAGCCGATTGATAAGATTTTGAAGAAGCTGAACGATCTGTTTTATCATTCCGATCTGATTGAGAATCTCGAGCTTTTCAAGGCAAATTATGAGATAATCAACGGAGTTTACGTCGAGAAAACTTCGTGGAGCATAATTTCAGGCTCATCCGTTAATTTTTCAGATCCCGATTTGAGAAATCTTGCCCTTCAGCCTGAGGTTGGAGTTATAATTCAGTTCAAGAGACTTCCGGATCTTGATGTCATCTATCGAATTGCAGAGCTTCTCGGGGCTGAAGTCGATCACATTGACAAGGGCATAAATGCGGTTATCTTCAAGTTCGTCGATAAGCCGAAGCTCAAGGAGTTCATTTTGCAGGATGCAAGTCAGTTTGACGTTGCAAGCGTATGGCTTGATTTTACGACGAGAGTTCCTGAGAGACCTAATCCTCCGAGACAGCCTGATCCGCATGAGATCCCCGAGAGACCTCCTGACAACAGGACCAACAACACGATGGAAAGACATCCAGGTTATAGGTATTGGGTTGGAAATCCTCACGTTCCCGTTTGCGTTGAAAATAAAACGGTTAAGGAGGTGATAATCGAGAGGAAGCAGGCTGAAAATGCTTATTGGAATGATAAGCTCATAGCGGCTTCCGATGTATGGATGGAAAACATCACAGGAAGGAACGTCGTTATTGCTATTCTGGACACAGGAGTTGACGAAAATCATCCCATGCTTAAGGGCAAGGTTATCGGATCGATCAGCTTCGTTGAAGGAGAGGATCCGCATGACTATCACGGACACGGAACCCACTGTGCCGGCATAGCTGCGGGCTATCCCGTTCAGATAAACAAGGACGGGAGACTCGTTTGGGTTTCGGGAGTAGCTCCCAACGCTGCAATTCTGAACGTCAAGGTTTTGGGTAAGAATGGAGGTGGATCCTTAAGCAGCGTTATCAAGGGCTTGGATTACGTTGCACAATGGCATGACAAGCATCCTGACGTTCCCATTGTAGTCAGCATGAGTCTCGGGACACCTTTCGGTAATCCTTCGGATCCCGTTTGTCAGAAGGTCAATTGGCTCGTCAAGGAGAAGAAGATCCCTGTCGTTGTTGCAGCCGGCAACGAGTTCATAGTCATCGACAGTCCGGGACTTGCAACTTATGCGATTACGGTTGCAGCGGTTGATCAGGATGGCAAGGTTGCATCGTTCAGCGGTAAAGGACCAGGAACGAACTATGAGGACATCAAGCCAGACATAGCGGCTCCGGGAGTTAAGATTCCTTCAGCAAGAGCGAACACAAGGGAACTCATAGAGATGTCTGGAACTTCAATGGCAACTCCTCATGTTGCCGGTGTTATTGCCCTGTTATTAGAAAGCGATCCAAGCTTAAAGGACAAGCCGGAGAGGATCAAGGAACTATTACAAGCAACGGCAAAGGATGATCCGACACAGCCCGAGATATGGGAAGGAGCCGGAGTTGTCGATGCTTACGCAGCGGTGAAGAAATTACCAAAGAGATCGAACGTCTTTGACCCTCTTGGTTGGATTAAAGCTCTTTTCGGAGGTGGTTAA